The Candidatus Tanganyikabacteria bacterium nucleotide sequence CCCCGAGGGCGGCGGGACCTGGACGAAGCTCTCATAGGCTCGGGCGCGCGCTGCGGCGATACACGCACCGCAGGCCCGACCATGTCGCGTCGATGGCGCAGACCTTGTTGTCGACCAGACCAGCCGCGAGCGCCACGTCGCGCACGCGATCCTCGGTCAGGTCGGTCGCGACCCCGGACGAACGCTTGGGCCAGGCAACCCAGAGCCCCCCGTCCGCTTTCAACGCGGCCGCGGCCGCACCGAACCGCCTCGCCAGCGCGGCCCGTTCGCGCACGAACAGCAGGATGACGTCGAAGACCCGGCCGCCGGCCGGCCGATGGAGCGTCTCCGGCACGACGCCCTCCGGCAGGTCGGCGAGGCTACCCGGGAAGTCGTCCGGGGCTTCGCACAACCCGACCCGGGAGCCGTTCTTGATACCCAGTTTCTTGACCAGCGGCGTGCCCGAGTAGCCGGCCGACGCTCCCTGCCCGGACCCGGCAGCGAGATCCGAGATGCAGGCCGCCAGGCGCTTCTCCCGGGTATCCTCCCGCCGGGCCTCGGCGACGAACGCGACCCAGCGCGCCCGGTGCGAGGGCGGCATCCTCTCGAAGGCCTCCCGGGCCGCCGGGAACGCCTCGAGGCGCTCCCGGAGCCGGCGTTCGACGTCGTCGGACATGGTCAACAGCATACCCGTTCCGCGCGCGGCGCGGTCCGGCAAACTCCCGGCCGGGCAGGCCATGTCGCCGCCGTTCGGCCTCACTCCGGGATCATGATCCCCTTGGTCTTGGCCTGCTCCCGCAGCATGCCGCCGACGGCCTCGCCTAGCGCTTTGCCGCCCTTGGCGCTCCGCTTCTTGGCCTCGGCCCGCAGGTAGACCTCGCGCTTCTTGCCGAGTTCCCCGATCTCCTTCTGGAGCTTCTGCCGCTCGGCCGCCAGCGTCCGGACATGGGCGGCGCGCGCTTCGGGCCGCAGCGCCCGGATCTTCTCGGGCAAATCGGCGTCCGGCACCTTGCTGACGTCGAACTTGCTGTCTTTCTCGGAGCGCTCGACCAGATCGTCCTGCGCGCTGCCGTAAATGGCGCCGGCCTTGCTCTGGGCCCGCGCCGCGGCGGCGCCGGGGCTGAGCGCCGCGGCATTGGCGTCCTGGGCGAGCTGGTTGGCCTTCTTCTTGGCGCTTTCCTTGCCGTAGTAGAGGAAGGTGTCGTTGAGCTTCTGGCCCAGTTCGGCGAGCGGCTTGTCATAGGGTGTCGGGATCGTGACCTGGCCGCGCTCCTGATCGATGACCGAGAAGCGCCCACCCGCCAGGGAGGCCAGCTGGCGCCAGCTCCCGGCATCCTTGTCGTCGGCGTTGCCGCAGTAGATCGTGTTGAGGATGGCCTCCTGGCTCTTGGCGCTCGAGGCGATCTCCTTGAGGGAAACGTCCGGGTCCTGATCCGCCCCCTCGTTGCCGCAGACGAAGACCAGCTTCAGCACGTCGGCGTCGGGGGTCCAGGCCAGGTCCTTGAGGGCGTCGCGGCTCACGCGGCCGACGTATTCGGTCCCCCCGCGGGTCTTGAGGCCGAAGAGCCGCTCGGACAGGCCGTCCAGGTCGGTCGAGAAGTCCATCTCCTTGCGGACCCAGCCCCGCTTGGCCGGGTAATCGTCGTTACCGTAGCTGTACAGGGCCACGCGCAGCTTCGGCGCCGGCTCGGCCTTGGCCAGTTCGTTGACGATGTCCCAGAGTTGCTGCTTGGCCGAGCCGATGAGCCCGTCCATGCTGTTGGAGGTGTCGAGGCAGATGGCCAGGTCGATCTGGCCGCTCTTCTTCCCGGCCGGAGGACGGGCCGTCGCGTCCGGTGCCCAGATCGAGCACCACACGGTCGCTGCGAGCAGGCAGGCCGTCAATCTGTTCGGCATCGTTTCCCTCCCCTGGTCGAGTGTGCGGTCAGCATACAGACGGCGGCGGGCACGTTTTGGTTTTTGCGTCGACGAAACGGCAACCGACCCATGCCTTTCTCGGCGACCGCGAGCGTTGGTACCCTGGTGCCAATGTGGATCATGATTTCCGGGCCCTACCGCTCGGGCGCCCGGACCCCGGCTGAGGCGGCATTCAACCTCGAAGTCCTCAACCGGGCCGCGGCCGAGGTCTTCCGCCTCGGCCACCTGCCGCTCATCGGCGTGAACCGCGCGTTGGGCGTCATTGCCGCCGCCGGCGAGGAGTCCTACGAGGAATTCATGATGCCGCTTTCTCTCGGCCTGGCCGAGCGCTGCGACGCCATCCTGCGGATCGGCGGGGCCTCGTCCGGGGCCGATCGGGAGGTCGAGCGGTTTCGTGCACGTGGCCTTCCGGTGTTCACGAGCGTGGACGCCATCGCTGGCTTCCGGCCCGCCGGGGGAGTCGCGATCGACCACGTTGCGCTGCTCGTCAGATCGGTCGAGGCGGCGAGCGCGCCGGCCGATCGGCTGGGCTTCCCGGTCGGGAAGATCGAGAGCTTCGAGGCCGAGGGGACGCGGGAATGCTACGTCGGCGACTGGTCCCACACCGGGCGGCTCCTCCTCCTGGAAGCGGCCGGCGAGGGCCCGTACCGGCGCGCCCTGAAAGAGCGCGGTCCGGGCCTTCACCACGTCGCGCTTCGCGTCGGCGACCTCGACCGGTACCTGGCGGGGCTGGCAGGTTCGGGCTGGTACCTGCTGCCGCGTGCCTTCGAGACGCTGCGGGATTCGGGAACGATCTGGCTGGCGCGCCCTGGCGTTCCCCTGCTCGTCGAGGTGAACCGGGGGGACGTCCCTGCCGGGGAGCCCGTCGTGTCCCGAGTCGAGATCCCGGCGCCGGGCGAGCGGATCGCCGCCCTGCGGGCGCCGGGTCTCGTCGCGTCAAGCGACGGTGGCGCCTGGCTCACGTCGGGCGGCCGGCGCTTCGGCGTCGAGGAGCTGACCCGGGCCTAGCGGTTCGGCGAACCGCCAGGTTGCGCAGGGCGGCAGCGACAGCCTGGCCGCCATCGCCGCGAGGCAGGCCCCCTCGCCGCCGCTTGCCCGACGGCCGAGATCAGCTGGCTTGGCTGGACAGTCGTAGAACTCTCGGTCGCCAACTGGAACCTGGAGCCTGTAGCAATCTATAGCGTGATTTCGCTATAAATGCCTATAATCAGGCGACACCTTCCGAGGGCAGGAAGCAGATGGACAAGATCAGGAATCCTTTTTCCCCTGGGGCGGGATCGCCGCCGCCAGAACTCGCCGGGCGGGACGATCTCCTGGAGCAGGCAGACGTGCTTCTAGCGCGCGTGCTTGCACGGCGATCGGAGAAGAGCATCCTGATGACGGGGCTCCGGGGAGTGGGCAAGACCGTGTTGCTCAACGAGATGGAGCGGCGGGCCAGGACTGCAGGGTATCGGACCATCCTGCTCGAAGCGCACGAGACAAGCTCGTTTCCTGCCTTGCTCGTGCCGCCCCTTCGAACGCTCCTGTTCGATCTCGACCGGATCAAGGGTGTCGGCCATCTGGCCAGACGCGGTCTTGCGGTGCTCAAGAGCTTCATGTCCGGGTTGCGCGTTACGGTCGGCGACATCGAAGTCGGACTCGATATCGAGCCCGAGCGCGGAGCCGCCGACAGCGGGCGTATGGAGGCAGATCTGCCAGGCCTGTTTGCTGCCATCGCTGAAGCCGCGGACGAGCGCGGCACGGGGGTCGCGTTCCTGATCGACGAGATCCAGTTCCTGGCAACCGAGGAACTCGCCGCCTTGATCATGGCCATGCACCGGATGCAGCAGAGGCAGTTGCCGCTCGTGCTGATCGGGGCGGGGTTGCCGATCTTGCCGGGCCTGGCTGCGGAATCCAAGTCGTATGCCGAAAGGCTGTTCAGCTACCCTGCAGTTGGGCCACTGACGCGAGAAGACGCGGTTCGCGCCCTGCAGGATCCCG carries:
- a CDS encoding YdeI/OmpD-associated family protein gives rise to the protein MPPSHRARWVAFVAEARREDTREKRLAACISDLAAGSGQGASAGYSGTPLVKKLGIKNGSRVGLCEAPDDFPGSLADLPEGVVPETLHRPAGGRVFDVILLFVRERAALARRFGAAAAALKADGGLWVAWPKRSSGVATDLTEDRVRDVALAAGLVDNKVCAIDATWSGLRCVYRRSARPSL
- a CDS encoding VWA domain-containing protein; translated protein: MPNRLTACLLAATVWCSIWAPDATARPPAGKKSGQIDLAICLDTSNSMDGLIGSAKQQLWDIVNELAKAEPAPKLRVALYSYGNDDYPAKRGWVRKEMDFSTDLDGLSERLFGLKTRGGTEYVGRVSRDALKDLAWTPDADVLKLVFVCGNEGADQDPDVSLKEIASSAKSQEAILNTIYCGNADDKDAGSWRQLASLAGGRFSVIDQERGQVTIPTPYDKPLAELGQKLNDTFLYYGKESAKKKANQLAQDANAAALSPGAAAARAQSKAGAIYGSAQDDLVERSEKDSKFDVSKVPDADLPEKIRALRPEARAAHVRTLAAERQKLQKEIGELGKKREVYLRAEAKKRSAKGGKALGEAVGGMLREQAKTKGIMIPE
- a CDS encoding VOC family protein; translated protein: MISGPYRSGARTPAEAAFNLEVLNRAAAEVFRLGHLPLIGVNRALGVIAAAGEESYEEFMMPLSLGLAERCDAILRIGGASSGADREVERFRARGLPVFTSVDAIAGFRPAGGVAIDHVALLVRSVEAASAPADRLGFPVGKIESFEAEGTRECYVGDWSHTGRLLLLEAAGEGPYRRALKERGPGLHHVALRVGDLDRYLAGLAGSGWYLLPRAFETLRDSGTIWLARPGVPLLVEVNRGDVPAGEPVVSRVEIPAPGERIAALRAPGLVASSDGGAWLTSGGRRFGVEELTRA
- a CDS encoding ATP-binding protein; this encodes MDKIRNPFSPGAGSPPPELAGRDDLLEQADVLLARVLARRSEKSILMTGLRGVGKTVLLNEMERRARTAGYRTILLEAHETSSFPALLVPPLRTLLFDLDRIKGVGHLARRGLAVLKSFMSGLRVTVGDIEVGLDIEPERGAADSGRMEADLPGLFAAIAEAADERGTGVAFLIDEIQFLATEELAALIMAMHRMQQRQLPLVLIGAGLPILPGLAAESKSYAERLFSYPAVGPLTREDAVRALQDPVRAEGQDFANDALDAIFDLTGGYPYFLQEWGYQAWNRATGSPIGLEVIREATPVVERRLDENFFRVRLDRLTPAEKRYIRAMAQLGSGPHRTADVASALGRTLSSVAPIRASLMKKGMVYSPAHGEMAFTVPLFDEFVLRAIPTPHDM